The following proteins are co-located in the Lagenorhynchus albirostris chromosome 2, mLagAlb1.1, whole genome shotgun sequence genome:
- the TNNI1 gene encoding troponin I, slow skeletal muscle isoform X2, whose amino-acid sequence MLAKAKECWEQEHEAREAEKSRYLAERIPALQTRGLSLSALQDLCRDLHAKVEVVDEERYDIEAKCLHNTREIKDLKLKVLDLRGKFKRPPLRRVRVSADAMLRALLGSKHKVSMDLRANLKSVKKEDTEKERPVEVGDWRKNVEAMSGMEGRKKMFDAAKSPTSQ is encoded by the exons ATGCTGGCCAAGGCCAAGGAGTGCTGGGAGCAAGAGCACGAGGCGCGGGAGGCCGAGAAGAGTCGCTACCTGGCCGAGCGCATCCCCGCGCTGCAGACCCGAGGCCTGTCGCTCAGCGCCCTGCAG GACCTGTGCCGGGACCTGCACGCCAAGGTGGAGGTGGTGGACGAGGAGAGATATGACATCGAGGCCAAATGCCTGCACAACACCAGGGAG ATCAAGGACCTGAAGCTCAAGGTGCTGGACCTGCGCGGGAAGTTCAAGCGCCCCCCCCTGCGGCGCGTCCGCGTCTCGGCTGACGCCATGCTGCGCGCCCTGCTGGGCTCCAAGCACAAGGTGTCCATGGACCTGCGCGCCAACCTCAAGTCTGTGAAAAAGGAGGACACGGAGAAG GAGCGGCCCGTGGAGGTGGGCGACTGGAGGAAGAACGTGGAGGCCATGTCCGGTATGGAGGGCCGCAAGAAGATGTTCGACGCTGCTAAGTCCCCGACCTCCCAGTAG